The nucleotide sequence ATCGTTTGTTCCGCCAGTGGGTCCACACTTACAAATATACTAATTCTTGGGTCATAATAACGTGCGCCGTAATAATACATTTGGGTGGCGTCGTCTAATTCTTTTCCGTTGAATTTAAATTTGTTATCGTACCCCACACCAGACGGGTGATTTGCGCTTTGGTTATGCTCTACAATCATCTCCCCAAACGGTAATGTTTCGTAATAATGACTCGGGTTTTATTGCTTATTGCACGGGCAAGATGCCCGCGCCAGCGTGGGGCTGTTGTTGTTATTAAATATGGTTTGTAAGCGTTGTAAATTTTATCAACACTTCTGATACACTACCCACCTAAAGTTCTCCTTTTTCAAAAATTTTCACGCCATATATCCTTTTAATATCTATTAATTTATAATCTAAATCATCAATTAAACTATCCTTTTTGTTATTATATATTCTCTTCCCATTTGGTTTTATTTCTTTCAAATAACCATATTTAAAGAGTATAGAATCTATATTTTTATAAACTTTTATATTTTTATCTTTTAGTAATATTTCTTTCGGATATAATCCTATGATATAATCAACTGAATCTTCTTTAGGATTAAAAATTACATTTATTATTTGATTTTTGATAACAATATAGTTTGAATCAGGAACAAAGGGAGAGATGTATTTCCCTGGAATTAGATAACTATGATGATTATTTCTTTTCCAAATTGTAAACACCTTAGTTTTATCATTATTAAAAACAAAATATCTGTTATAATCTAATTTATAGTAAATTATAAATACAATAACAATAACCATAACAATAATAATCTTTCTCATAATTTCATCCATCTTTCTTTTGTTGATATTATTATTTTTTGGGCTTCAATAGCTCTTCCTCTTCGTGCGTTAAGCATTGGACGAACAGAAGCTCCGTAATTGAATCCTGCCCTTTGAGCTTGTGTGCTTTGCGGTCCCTCATTATTTCCTGATTTAAATTGCTCTAAGCGATCAAAACCCCATCTTGCTTGTTCCCAAGTCAATCCATTTATAGCTGAGATGTATCCTGCTGAATAATTGCCCGCATCACGAGCAGTTGCGTAAACTTTTGGGCCTTCAGCTTTTGTATTCCATAAGGAGCCTCTGTGATGGAAATCTCGATCATTATTCTCGGCGTCATTATCTCTTTTAAAATCAAATTTTTTACCATCTGTAGCGTTAAACATGTAACTCCCTATAAAAGTTGTTTCTGCTTTTTGAATAAAATTTGATGCTAATTTACCTGACTCTTTGGATTTAGTATCAATAGTACCTACCCAGCCTATTTTTTTACCTTCTTCTGCATCCCAAGAATCGGCATTATAAAAAGAATACATTGTTAGTGATTCACCTATCTTTTCACCAGTTCTTTTCCCATTACTATCCACAACATATATCCCTTTATCATTATCATTAAGATTACCCCCAACAACTTTATAAGTTCCATCGTCATTTTTAGTAACATCTGTACTTTCTCCTTTCATCCCTGTAGGGTCAATAAACATAATTGGGTTGTTGGTTACATACTGATAAGGTGTCATTGTCTCCTCCGCCAACGGATCTACAGATACAAATATACTAATTCTTGGGTTGCCTCAACTTTGTTCAGCATAAACTTCATAACGTGCGCCGTAATAATACATTTTGGGTTTAAAACGCAAAATAAAAAAAACTCTCACAATATTGCGAGAGTTTTTGGAGTATTTTAATGATGTCCACCATCTTTTTCGCCATCTCTTAACGGCACTGTTTGTGGAACAAAATCTTCTTCATAGCCTGGTTTTGAATAATCATAAGGCCAACGGTGCACTTCTGGAATGGCTCCTGGCCAGTTTCCGTGCATGTGTTCTACTGGTGTGGTCCACTCTAATGTGGTAGCTCTCCACGGGTTTCTTGGTGCTTTTTTACCATAGAAAATACTATAGAAGAAGTTGAACAAGAATACCAATTGGAAGGCTGCTCCTACTAATGCAAACATGGTGATTAAAATGTTTACATCTACCATATCATCAAACATTGGGAACGCAGAGTTGGTATAGTAACGGCGCGGTAAACCTGCCATACCTATAAAGTGCATTGGGAAGAAAACGCCGTATGCACAAACTACTGTTACCCAGAAATGAATATAACCTAGGTTTTTATTCATCATGCGGCCATACATTTTAGGGAACCAATGATAAATACCTGCAAACATTCCGTAAAGAGCTGAAATACCCATTACTAAGTGGAAGTGTGCAATTACGAAATAGGTATCGTGTACGTTGATATCTAAGGTTGAATCTCCTAAGATAATACCCGTTAAACCTCCGGTGATGAATGTTGATACAAAACCAATACAGAACAACATAGAAGGGTTCATTTGTAAGTTACCTTTCCATAGTGTAGTGATATAGTTAAACGCTTTTACTGCAGATGGAATTGCAATTAGTAAGGTGGTAAAGGTAAATACCGACCCTAAGAATGGATTCATACCTGAAACGAACATGTGGTGACCCCAAACAATTGTTGATAAAAATGCAATTGCAAGGATAGATGTAATCATGGCGCGGTAACCAAAGATTGGCTTACGAGCATTTGCAGAGATTACTTCTGATGTAATTCCCATTGCTGGTAAAATTACGATATATACTTCTGGGTGTCCTAAGAACCAGAATAAGTGTTCAAATAATACGGGCGATCCACCTTGATAGTGTAATACTTCACCTGCTAAATAGATATCAGACAAGAAGAATGATGTACCAAAGCTTCTATCCATAATCAACAATAATGCTGCAGATAATAACACTGGGAATGATACGATACCAATAATAGCTGTTACCCACAAAGCCCAGATTGTTAATGGCAAGCGCGTCATAGACATTCCTTTTGTACGCAAGTTTAAAACGGTTACCACATAGTTTAATGATCCCATTAATGATTGTGCAATAAACAAAGCCATTGATACCAACCAAAGTGTCATACCTGTTCCTGAACCTGGAATAGCTTCTGGAACGGCTGATAAAGGTGGATAGATTGTCCAACCTGCTGATGCCGGTCCTGATTCTATAAACAACGAAGCAATCATTACGATACACGCAATGAAAAAGATCCAGTACGACAACATGTTCATGAAACCTGATGCCATATCGCGAGCACCAATCTGTAAGGGTATTAATAAGTTAGAGAACGTACCTGATAAACCTGCTGTTAATACAAAGAATACCATGATGGTTCCGTGAATGGTAACTAATGCTAGATAAATATCGTTTCGCATTACACCTCCCGGAGCAAAATCGTCTCCTAACAACCAAGAGAATACTTTGAATGATTCTTCTGGCCAAGCGATTTGAATACGGAATAATAATGACATGGCAATACCAATGATTCCCATTACAATACCTGTTACCAAGAATTGCTTAGCAATCATTTTGTGGTCTTGACTAAAGATATACTTTGTTACGAAAGTTTCTTTATGGTGGTGATCATCGTGTGAATGATCGTGTGTTAATTCGTGTCCTACTACTGCTGACATACTAATAGTTTTATATTGGTAAACAAATTATTTAATTACTTGAGCAACTACTGCAGTAGTATCTACTACAATTTGCGGTTCTTCGGCTTGCTCAGTTGTTGGTGCTGGTTGTGCTTCCACTTTTGGTGCAGCTGCTGCAGCTTTTTCTTCAGCAACTTGTTTTCCTAATGTAGGTTGTTGGCTTAACCATTTTCTAAAATCATTTTCAGATTCTACCACAACTTTTGCTTGCATGTTGTAGTGTGAACGTCCACATATTTTGTTACACAACAAGATATAATCAAACACATAAGGCTCTAAACCTGGCTCGCCTTTTTCAACAAGCTTTTTGCTGTGTTTGTTGCGTGCTTCATTGATTTTATTAACACGATCTACAATTTCTTCACGATCTCTCATGTCTGCTGTTGTAACCGTTGGTGTCATTGCAAATTGGGTAACCATTCCTGGAACACAGTTCATCTGTGCACGGAAATGTGGAAAGTATGCAGAGTGCAACACGTCTTGTGAACGCATTTTCAAAACTACTTTTTTACCCACTGGCAAGTGCAATTCTTTTGCCAATATATCGTCTTGTGCGTTTGGATCTGCCATATCAACACCTACTGCGTTGATACCTTCAATAAATCGAACGTTTGCTTTTCCTAACACATTATCGTTTCCTGAATAGCGAATATCCCAACCAAATTGTTTTGCATATACTTCTACATACAACACTTCTTCTTCTTCATCGTAGT is from Paenimyroides aestuarii and encodes:
- a CDS encoding cytochrome c oxidase subunit I, which codes for MSAVVGHELTHDHSHDDHHHKETFVTKYIFSQDHKMIAKQFLVTGIVMGIIGIAMSLLFRIQIAWPEESFKVFSWLLGDDFAPGGVMRNDIYLALVTIHGTIMVFFVLTAGLSGTFSNLLIPLQIGARDMASGFMNMLSYWIFFIACIVMIASLFIESGPASAGWTIYPPLSAVPEAIPGSGTGMTLWLVSMALFIAQSLMGSLNYVVTVLNLRTKGMSMTRLPLTIWALWVTAIIGIVSFPVLLSAALLLIMDRSFGTSFFLSDIYLAGEVLHYQGGSPVLFEHLFWFLGHPEVYIVILPAMGITSEVISANARKPIFGYRAMITSILAIAFLSTIVWGHHMFVSGMNPFLGSVFTFTTLLIAIPSAVKAFNYITTLWKGNLQMNPSMLFCIGFVSTFITGGLTGIILGDSTLDINVHDTYFVIAHFHLVMGISALYGMFAGIYHWFPKMYGRMMNKNLGYIHFWVTVVCAYGVFFPMHFIGMAGLPRRYYTNSAFPMFDDMVDVNILITMFALVGAAFQLVFLFNFFYSIFYGKKAPRNPWRATTLEWTTPVEHMHGNWPGAIPEVHRWPYDYSKPGYEEDFVPQTVPLRDGEKDGGHH
- a CDS encoding cytochrome c oxidase subunit II, with translation MTSLLILVIVALLGIAVWQLTKIFDLTQSKQFVGEEYKSQVATDKDNNINGYLMFGFLAFIYIFTIYSCVKWGYMPLLANSASEHGKDVDQLMWISLAVIFFVQIVTQFLLHYFAFKYRGNKDRKATFFADNDKLEFIWTIIPVIVLAGLILYGLYAWNNIMHYDEEEEVLYVEVYAKQFGWDIRYSGNDNVLGKANVRFIEGINAVGVDMADPNAQDDILAKELHLPVGKKVVLKMRSQDVLHSAYFPHFRAQMNCVPGMVTQFAMTPTVTTADMRDREEIVDRVNKINEARNKHSKKLVEKGEPGLEPYVFDYILLCNKICGRSHYNMQAKVVVESENDFRKWLSQQPTLGKQVAEEKAAAAAPKVEAQPAPTTEQAEEPQIVVDTTAVVAQVIK